In Lolium rigidum isolate FL_2022 chromosome 3, APGP_CSIRO_Lrig_0.1, whole genome shotgun sequence, the genomic window TACAACGAACTAGTAGTGGGTCATACATAATTATGCTTCTGCTTTGAATAGTCTCATTTTATTGCGAACTTTCTGTTTGAGCAAAGAAAGAAACACAATAACTGAGCAATGATGCTTATTGTTCTTTTGTTTATTTTTCAGATGTGAAGGAGTAGACCTGATGCTTACCTGTGTGATGGAGCGCATCAAACACGGCCACGGCATCGCGTTTGCAGTGTGAGTTCTCCGCAGCGGCACTTCCTTCTATGGAGTAGATAAGTGTTTGGTTTTCTTTGTTATCAAGTTGATAGGCCATGTTACCGTGACGTTATTCTGTGACATGGAATCTATGGTCTGCATAGCATTGTATGAGCATATGGTTCAGTCTATGTTATGTTCCTTAATGGTCACCGCTGTACATGTTCCTTTCTGTTTGGAGTCTGATATAAGCGATAATGATCTCTGTAAAATTAGTAATGTCCCAAGTCATGCATTCTCTGAAGAAGTACATGCTTATATTTGAGCGAATTTTTTTTAAGCGATGCAGTAGACTAGTAGTATTGTTTAATGAATTATTCTTATTCTCATGGTCTCGGTTGTATACATTGTTGATATACTATACATCATATTTTCCTCCAGTAGCAGTAGTATTACTACTAGTTTACTATATAGTCATATAGTATACCACATGTATACATGATATTTTCCTCCAGTAGCAGTATTACTAATGGTTTATGTATAGCCATATAAGTATACCATGTCTAACAAAAATTCGTTTCTATCATCAATTTGGTAGCCCAGGTCCTCAAGTACTTAATATGTACATCATGAGCTTTTATAACTTATTTTGAGTTTGCTTTTAACACCTTGGCCTTGTTATTCGAGAAGATGCCACTGACAACATACTTGGAAGTTGTATGTAGTAGTCAAAGGCAAATATTTCTTTAGCAAATGAGGTTATTCTGCTCCGCATGTTTGCTTATTTTGTTTGGTCAAGTGTCTATATTGTTTCTATAAAAGGCAATTCTGAAATTTGATATTTTCGAACTGTAGTCCAGCTTGTTCTGTAATGTGTGTTTCTTATAATGAACATTCTATTATTTTGACGCTGCAATTGTAGAAGAACTATGACGATATCTTTCTGACATGTTTGCTTATCTCACAATTTTTAAAAACTTTCGAATTGCAGGAGCAGTACAAGAACAGGAAGATTCAGTGCTACTGTTACTGAACTACACGGCCAGGTGGTTGTAGGTAGCCATCTGTTGGGAAATAATGCTGGAGCGAGCGGTGCACACTGGAAGCAGTTGGCAGGTTGCCGTGATCACATCAACTATTATCTAGCTTGTTGCCTACAAGAAGTCTTGATGATGCAGCAGCTACAAGGCGGACCTGTAGGTTGGGAGAGGTCATGCTAATGCAGTTGACAGGCGTTTGATAGCTATGTTATTATTGCGTTTGATAGCTATGTTATCATTGTATTTATCTGACTAAAGCCGTGGAAATAGTGTAACGGATTTGGATTTCTTGTATTCTTCAGTTCTGATTAAATTACTTGTTTTTAATTATTGTTAAATCGTAGGAAAATAAACCTGAGAATTGGAAATGGAAAGAGAGAAGCCAAATAAACTTGAAAAAGGTTGTTAAGAGGCTGAGGCCCAAACAACAAACGGACCCAATAAAGGCAAAACCCAGAAGGCTAATGGGCTAAGAAAGGTTGAGGTCTAGCGAAATGGCTGGTATTAATGGGCTTGGCCCGTGTAGACCTGTGAAATGGACTGGGCTGAATTTGCGTTACGACGATTTGATTTCGTCAGAATTTTGCCACGTCAAACTGGCCACGTAGGATCCGATGTGGCATGGTCAGATCACAAGTGACGATACTAGATCGTCATAGATGTTATGACAATGCAATATCGTCATAGACGACCATGACGATTTCAAGTAGAAGGTCACATTCGTTGATTACTGACGCTCCGTTTTTGACGATCTAATTTTTGTCATAAGAACATCATATATTAAATGTAGTGACGATCCAGTGACGAAAATGGAGTGTCGCAAgtcaacacatttcttgtagtgaccACTCCACCACAGACAAGAGCTCAAGAAGAACGAAGTAGTGCTCGTTGGCAGTGAAACAGAGCAGCAGGAGGCGTGGCAACCAGAAAACACACCGGCGACCTAGCCACGGCTAGGGTGGCCGTCGAGCTTGTTACAGGGGCATGGAGAGGATGATACCGATGAAGGTTATGAGGGGGAAGTCAAGGTGTAGCAGGGACGCCTGGAGCCAGCCGAAgtggtggcgacggcggccggaCTAGTCGGTGACCACCTAGGGTTCCAGGGGTCGGGATCCAGAGAAAGGGGTGGGGAAAAAAATCAAATCGATTTGGATAGAAGGGTAGAGCACGACGAGGTGGTC contains:
- the LOC124703068 gene encoding uncharacterized protein LOC124703068 — its product is MRCEGVDLMLTCVMERIKHGHGIAFAVSSTRTGRFSATVTELHGQVVVGSHLLGNNAGASGAHWKQLAGCRDHINYYLACCLQEVLMMQQLQGGPVGWERSC